In one Brassica oleracea var. oleracea cultivar TO1000 chromosome C9, BOL, whole genome shotgun sequence genomic region, the following are encoded:
- the LOC106313492 gene encoding homeobox protein HD1-like: protein MEEAALGMIGATVGGGDGGDAVLVAEQNRQMKGEIVTNPLYEQLLAAHVACLRVATPIDQLPTIEAQLSHSEHLLRSYASTAVGFSHHDRHELDNFLAQYVMVLCSFKEQLQQHVRVHAVEAVMACREIENNLHSLTGATLGEGSGATMSEDEDDLHMDFSSDNSGVDFNGGHDMTGFGPLLPTESERSLMERVRQELKIELKQGFKSRIEDVREEIMRKRRAGKLPGDTTTVLKNWWQQHCKWPYPTEDDKAKLVEETGLQLKQINNWFINQRKRNWHSNSHSLTSLKSKRKH from the exons ATGGAAGAAGCTGCGTTAGGTATGATCGGAGCCACAGTAGGTGGAGGAGATGGAGGAGACGCAGTCTTGGTAGCGGAGCAAAATAGACAGATGAAAGGAGAGATAGTGACAAATCCCTTGTACGAGCAATTATTGGCTGCACATGTGGCATGTCTGAGAGTAGCGACTCCGATCGATCAGCTTCCGACAATTGAAGCTCAGCTTTCACACTCTGAACATCTTCTCCGATCTTATGCTTCCACAGCCGTTGGATTCTCGCATCATGATCGTCACGAGCTCGACAATTTCTTG GCACAATATGTGATGGTATTGTGTAGCTTCAAAGAACAGCTGCAACAACACGTGAGGGTTCATGCCGTCGAAGCTGTGATGGCTTGCCGTGAAATTGAGAACAACCTCCACTCTCTCACAG GAGCGACATTAGGAGAAGGGTCCGGTGCGACGATGTCCGAAGACGAGGATGATCTTCATATGGATTTCTCATCCGATAATTCCGGAGTTGATTTTAACGGCGGACACGACATGACAGGATTTGGTCCGTTGCTTCCGACTGAATCGGAAAGATCTCTTATGGAAAGAGTCAGACAAGAACTTAAAATCGAACTCAAACAG GGTTTTAAATCGAGAATTGAAGATGTAAGAGAAGAGATAATGAGGAAAAGAAGGGCTGGAAAATTGCCTGGGGACACAACCACTGTATTGAAAAATTGGTGGCAGCAACATTGCAAGTGGCCTTACCCTACT GAAGATGACAAAGCAAAATTGGTGGAGGAGACCGGATTACAGTTGAAGCAAATCAACAATTGGTTTATTAATCAACGAAAGAGGAATTGGCACAGCAACTCTCACTCCCTCACTTCCTTGAAGTCCAAGCGCAAACACTAA